A genomic stretch from Angustibacter sp. Root456 includes:
- a CDS encoding glycoside hydrolase family 3 N-terminal domain-containing protein: MSSTRRWSGTVVGALVVLAACSSTAGGGSPSPGPTTATASPTTTSTPSPTSTPTTSPTATATATATPDRAERALARLSLAQRVGQLLMVGSSAEHADAATRRAVTRYHAGNVMLTGRSALGVTATARVSRALQSDAGASATGGVPLLVATDQEGGQVQVLSGPGFSDIPSALSQGTWASATLQVRAQQWGEQLRDAGVQVNLAPVADTVPSSLGRSNAPIGRYSREFGHDPDTVGAHAAAFITGMTTARVATAAKHFPGLGRVRGNTDTTSGVTDGTTTRTDPYLQPFRAAISAGTPMVMMSSAVYSRIDPHHPACFSRTVVTDLLRGDLGFDGVVISDDLGQARQVQRWSAGSRAVQLVAAGGDVVLTVDPDDAPAMYTALYAKAKSDKAFRAKVDAAALRVLRLKAAYGVLR; the protein is encoded by the coding sequence ATGAGCAGCACACGACGCTGGAGCGGCACGGTGGTGGGCGCGCTGGTGGTGCTGGCCGCGTGCTCGTCGACCGCGGGCGGCGGCTCGCCGTCACCGGGCCCGACCACCGCGACGGCGTCCCCGACGACCACCTCGACGCCTTCTCCGACAAGCACTCCGACGACCAGCCCGACGGCGACGGCGACGGCGACGGCCACGCCCGACCGCGCCGAGCGGGCGCTGGCTCGCCTCAGCCTCGCCCAGCGCGTGGGCCAGCTGCTGATGGTGGGCAGCTCGGCCGAGCACGCGGACGCCGCCACGCGCCGGGCCGTGACGCGCTACCACGCCGGCAACGTCATGCTCACCGGTCGCAGCGCGCTGGGGGTCACCGCGACCGCTCGGGTGAGCCGGGCGCTGCAGTCGGACGCCGGAGCCTCCGCGACCGGCGGCGTACCACTGCTCGTCGCGACCGACCAGGAGGGCGGCCAGGTGCAGGTGCTCTCCGGCCCCGGCTTCTCCGACATCCCGTCCGCCCTGAGCCAAGGCACGTGGGCGTCCGCCACGCTGCAGGTCCGCGCGCAGCAGTGGGGAGAGCAGCTGCGGGACGCCGGTGTGCAGGTGAACCTCGCGCCCGTGGCCGACACCGTGCCGAGCTCACTGGGCCGCTCGAACGCCCCCATCGGCCGGTACTCGCGCGAGTTCGGTCACGACCCCGACACCGTGGGAGCCCACGCCGCGGCGTTCATCACCGGCATGACGACGGCGCGCGTCGCCACCGCGGCCAAGCACTTCCCCGGCCTCGGCCGGGTCCGCGGCAACACCGACACCACCAGCGGCGTCACGGATGGGACGACGACCCGCACCGATCCCTACCTGCAGCCGTTCCGCGCGGCCATCTCCGCGGGCACGCCGATGGTGATGATGTCGAGCGCGGTCTACAGCCGGATCGACCCCCACCACCCTGCCTGCTTCTCCCGCACCGTCGTGACGGACCTGCTGCGCGGCGACCTCGGGTTCGACGGCGTCGTCATCAGCGACGACCTGGGTCAGGCACGCCAGGTGCAGCGCTGGTCGGCCGGCTCCCGCGCGGTGCAGCTCGTCGCGGCCGGCGGGGACGTCGTGCTCACTGTCGACCCCGACGACGCACCGGCGATGTACACGGCGCTGTACGCGAAGGCCAAGAGCGACAAGGCCTTTCGCGCCAAGGTCGACGCCGCCGCTCTGCGGGTGCTGCGACTCAAGGCCGCCTACGGCGTCCTGCGCTGA
- a CDS encoding amidohydrolase family protein — MAADVLHLTGPVLVGPHEEVEQAWVVGGRLTFERPTAAGHDVVRIDGHVLPGLVDAHCHVGLDAHGAVDDDTTRAQAETDRAAGTLLVRDAGSPADTRWIDDAPDLPRIIRAGRHIARTRRYIRNFAHEIEPEQLVTQVRAEAQAGDGWVKLVGDWIDRDTGDLAPCWPADVLQAAMAAAHELGARVTAHCFSEDSLPDLIDAGIDCIEHATGLTDETIEAAAERGVAIVPTLVNIATFPTIADSAEAKFPVYARHMRDLHARRYDTVRAAFEEGVMVFCGTDAGGSLPHGLAAQEVAELHRAGLPRLDALAAATWTAREWLGRPALTEGASADLVVYPADPREDLGVLADPGAVVLRGRRW; from the coding sequence ATGGCTGCGGACGTGCTGCACCTCACCGGACCCGTGCTCGTCGGCCCGCACGAGGAGGTCGAGCAGGCCTGGGTCGTCGGCGGCCGGCTCACCTTCGAGCGCCCCACGGCGGCGGGCCATGACGTCGTCCGGATCGACGGGCACGTGCTGCCCGGCCTCGTCGACGCGCACTGCCACGTCGGCCTCGACGCCCACGGGGCCGTGGACGACGACACCACCCGCGCCCAGGCCGAGACCGATCGCGCCGCCGGCACGCTGCTGGTGCGGGACGCCGGCAGCCCGGCCGACACCCGCTGGATCGACGACGCGCCCGACCTCCCGCGCATCATCCGCGCCGGACGCCACATCGCCCGCACGCGCCGCTACATCCGCAACTTCGCCCATGAGATCGAGCCCGAGCAGCTCGTGACCCAGGTGCGAGCCGAGGCCCAGGCGGGCGACGGCTGGGTCAAGCTCGTCGGCGACTGGATCGACCGCGACACCGGCGACCTGGCACCGTGCTGGCCGGCCGACGTCCTCCAGGCCGCGATGGCCGCCGCTCACGAGCTCGGCGCCCGCGTCACGGCGCACTGCTTCAGCGAGGACAGCCTGCCCGACCTCATCGACGCCGGCATCGACTGCATCGAGCACGCCACCGGCCTCACGGACGAGACGATCGAGGCCGCAGCCGAGCGCGGGGTGGCCATCGTCCCCACGCTCGTCAACATCGCGACGTTCCCGACGATCGCCGACAGCGCCGAGGCGAAGTTCCCGGTCTACGCGCGACACATGCGGGACCTGCACGCCCGCCGCTACGACACCGTGCGCGCCGCGTTCGAGGAGGGCGTGATGGTGTTCTGCGGCACCGACGCCGGCGGTTCCCTGCCGCACGGACTGGCCGCGCAGGAGGTCGCCGAGCTGCACCGTGCGGGCCTGCCGCGCCTCGACGCGCTGGCCGCCGCCACCTGGACGGCGCGAGAGTGGCTGGGCCGGCCGGCCCTCACCGAGGGGGCGTCCGCCGATCTCGTCGTCTACCCCGCCGACCCGCGCGAGGACCTCGGCGTGCTGGCCGACCCCGGTGCCGTCGTCCTGCGCGGACGCCGGTGGTGA
- the ffh gene encoding signal recognition particle protein, protein MFATLSDRLSATFKNLRGKGRLSESDVAATVKEIRTALLEADVALPVVKQFTAAVRERALGAEVSGALNPAQQVVKIVNDELVSVLGGQTRRVRFAKTPPTVIMLAGLQGAGKTTLAGKLALWLKSEGHTPLLVAADLQRPNAVTQLQVVGERAGVRVFAPEKGNQGDDLDQASVGDPVRVARDGVAEARARQHDVVIVDTAGRLGIDSELMQQAADIRAAVQPDEVLFVIDAMIGQDAVTTAQAFLEGVEFTGVVLSKLDGDARGGAALSVATVTGRPIMFASTGEKLEDFEVFHPDRMASRILDMGDVMTLIEQAQKAFDAEQAENMARKFVEEEDFTFDDFLAQMQAVKQMGSLKKMLGMMPGMAQMKDQLDAIDEREFDRVEAMVQSMTPFERKHPKLINGSRRARIARGSGRSVSDVNELLQRLTEAQKMMKQMRRGMGAIPGMGSLPGMGGGKKAKGKAPQRKKGKSGNPAKRAEQERLAAQRAQESRGASLGSTGSPFGAGTTPEEDAQALSQLPAGFEKFLGR, encoded by the coding sequence GTGTTCGCCACCCTGTCCGACCGCCTGTCCGCCACGTTCAAGAACCTGCGCGGCAAGGGTCGCCTGTCCGAGTCGGACGTCGCGGCCACGGTGAAGGAGATCCGCACCGCGCTGCTCGAGGCCGACGTCGCCCTGCCCGTGGTCAAGCAGTTCACCGCGGCGGTGCGCGAGCGGGCCCTGGGCGCCGAGGTGAGCGGCGCGCTGAACCCGGCGCAGCAGGTCGTCAAGATCGTCAACGACGAGCTGGTGTCGGTGCTCGGTGGCCAGACCCGCCGCGTGCGGTTCGCCAAGACCCCGCCGACGGTGATCATGCTCGCGGGTCTGCAGGGTGCCGGTAAGACGACGCTCGCGGGCAAGCTCGCGCTGTGGCTGAAGTCGGAGGGTCACACGCCCCTGCTGGTGGCGGCCGACCTGCAGCGCCCCAACGCCGTCACCCAGCTGCAGGTGGTGGGCGAGCGGGCCGGTGTGCGGGTGTTCGCGCCCGAGAAGGGCAACCAGGGCGACGACCTCGACCAGGCGAGCGTGGGCGACCCGGTACGCGTGGCGCGCGACGGCGTCGCAGAGGCTCGCGCCCGCCAGCACGACGTCGTGATCGTCGACACCGCCGGCCGCCTCGGCATCGACTCCGAGCTGATGCAGCAGGCAGCCGACATCCGCGCCGCCGTGCAGCCCGACGAGGTGCTGTTCGTCATCGACGCGATGATCGGCCAGGACGCCGTCACCACCGCCCAGGCGTTCCTCGAGGGCGTCGAGTTCACCGGCGTCGTGCTGTCGAAGCTGGACGGCGACGCCCGCGGTGGTGCGGCGCTGTCGGTGGCGACCGTGACCGGCCGGCCGATCATGTTCGCCAGCACGGGCGAGAAGCTCGAGGACTTCGAGGTCTTCCACCCCGACCGCATGGCCAGCCGCATCCTCGACATGGGCGACGTCATGACGCTCATCGAGCAGGCGCAGAAGGCGTTCGACGCCGAGCAGGCCGAGAACATGGCCCGCAAGTTCGTCGAGGAGGAGGACTTCACCTTCGACGACTTCCTCGCCCAGATGCAGGCCGTCAAGCAGATGGGCTCGCTGAAGAAGATGCTCGGCATGATGCCGGGCATGGCCCAGATGAAGGACCAGCTCGACGCCATCGACGAGCGCGAGTTCGACCGCGTCGAGGCCATGGTGCAGTCGATGACGCCGTTCGAGCGCAAGCACCCCAAGCTCATCAACGGCTCGCGGCGAGCCCGCATCGCGCGCGGCTCGGGCCGCTCGGTGTCCGACGTCAACGAGCTGCTGCAGCGGCTCACCGAGGCGCAGAAGATGATGAAGCAGATGCGCCGCGGCATGGGTGCCATCCCGGGCATGGGCTCGCTGCCCGGCATGGGTGGCGGTAAGAAGGCCAAGGGCAAGGCGCCGCAGCGCAAGAAGGGCAAGAGCGGCAACCCGGCCAAGCGCGCGGAGCAGGAGCGCCTCGCCGCGCAGCGGGCGCAGGAGTCGCGGGGTGCCTCGCTGGGCTCGACGGGATCGCCGTTCGGTGCCGGCACGACGCCGGAAGAGGACGCTCAGGCGCTCAGCCAGCTGCCCGCGGGCTTCGAGAAGTTCCTCGGCCGCTGA